The nucleotide sequence CAATGGATAATTCTGAACTTCCAATCGTTTTAGGATAAAATATTTCCCAAGTTGCTTGATTTAAAGCGTCATTCAGGTTATAAAGTCTTGAATATAATTCCTGTTGACGTTGCATTTCATTAAAGTTTTCATTAAAATCCGTTGATTTTTTTGTTAATTCATCGTGCTCGCCTAACGAATCTTGAACGTCGGTTTTTTCCGTTGATTCTTCTTTCACGTCTAAAACGTTTGCCAATGGTTGGGCCGGGAAGGTGACTACTGAATACTCATAAAGTTTTATCTCTTTTAATAGCCTTTTCCCGTCCTTGTATTCTTTCTTTACCGGATCATAACCAATGCTCAACCCCTTTATGGCTCCCTGTTTTAATAAGGAATAGGCTTCTTTCCCTTTCTGAGTATCAAGGTTGAGTTGCCCTCGAACAAACAAACCGCTGGCATCTTCTTTGGCTTCTAACCCAACACCGATTGGTTCATCGGATTTATGTTGCCACAAAATAGGAACTGATCCGCCTGAATGGTCGAGAGTACGCTTAAATGCCCCTCGTTCGATAATGTCATTTTGCAAGTCTTCAATTGCGAATATTCCAGCGTAACCGGTAAAAACTCCCTGATCGTCAAGGTCATTGAGCTTTAACCGGAAAGTTTTTCTTTCCATTGCTGTGCCTCCTGGTGCAAGTGTGTGAAAACAAACAAGCCACAAATAAAACGACTTAAGGCTCTGTTATGGTAAGATTGTCTTTTAAAACATTATGAAGGCTATCTATCATCCTTATTACTTTCACTCCTCCAGAACTGCCACCCAAGTACACCGGCAATTTACGTGCTTCGGAATCACCCCTTGGGATTCTTGAATATCATATTTTCTCCCATGTTCTGAAAAACATTCTTCACAAGTTCTTTCATCCTTAGCGGCCCAAAATTGTAATTGTTTCACTCCGGCTTCCTGGTACAACTGCCGGTTACCTTCAGTAAACGCTGATATGGTTTCAGTTCTCGCAATGTTTTCCGCCCGATACCCCTTAGCATCTTCAAAGGTTTCTCTTACTCTCTTAGCCAGATCGTCAACCCCTTCTCCAAGGTCAATTCCATCTTGCAGTGTACCCTTCAGCTTCTCAAGGGTGGTATCGTTAATTCCTTTAATCTTGTTTCCAAGCTCTTCTTTAATCCAATCATTAACCCTGGGGTTGTCGATATTCCAAGCAACTTCAATTCCTAATTCATTAATGGCGGCTTCAACCCCTCCTTTGATAATTTCTAAAAGCAAGGGTTTAGAGAGTTTCCGCAACTTTTTATTCCACTGCTCGATCTCGTATATATCCTCTTTCCTGATAGCGGCTTTTCTGTTCTCAATATTCTTTAAAACTTCTTTTTCTTGCTCGTCAAAGTAAGGTTTGAGGGCTTTCTTCCATTTCTTTTCCCATGGGTCCCAATAGTGTTTCCGCTTATATTCCCAGAGTTCAGCGAGTTTTTCTTCAGAGAAGATGGTTTTTTTTTGAGAGAAAGATTTTTCGGTTTCTTCTTCAATCGGTTCTTCAGTGGGTTCTTTTTCTGGTTCTTCTTCTGTTGGCTCCTCATTTATTGGAGTTAAGGAAAAAGGAATATAAAGCCTATCCGCTTCAGGAACTTTTAGGGTTTCAAACCCTAACATCTCTCGTGCTTCGTTCCTGGTAATAATCCCTCGGTCAACCGCTCCAAACATCCGGTTATAAAGTTTATCCTGGTCTTCTTGAAGTGCCTCGATACCGTCTTTGTCATAATCGAGGTATAAGTTTTCTCCCCACAATGGAACCAGCCAGTTGTTGAAAGCGTCTTTTAAATAATCCATTAAGGGAAGAACGGTTTCTTGATAGAGAGCTTTTCTCGCTTCACCATAATTGGAATAAGTTTTTGAGGAATTGTCTCCAATAAGCTCGGGGGCTACGTTGT is from Candidatus Woesearchaeota archaeon and encodes:
- a CDS encoding HK97 family phage prohead protease, with protein sequence MERKTFRLKLNDLDDQGVFTGYAGIFAIEDLQNDIIERGAFKRTLDHSGGSVPILWQHKSDEPIGVGLEAKEDASGLFVRGQLNLDTQKGKEAYSLLKQGAIKGLSIGYDPVKKEYKDGKRLLKEIKLYEYSVVTFPAQPLANVLDVKEESTEKTDVQDSLGEHDELTKKSTDFNENFNEMQRQQELYSRLYNLNDALNQATWEIFYPKTIGSSELSIDEKLYNIKKNLDNYVSAYYQWANDFLSANFKSIKPTDFKSGRVLSSVNLSQIKDVIAALQALVEKAEPQEDSVDDHSDEEKQSDDSADTKSDSETSLDDELQTLLHDMKSYITR
- a CDS encoding phage portal protein, which encodes MWTPKDYENFAKEGYGNNVYVYSCVRLIAQACAGIPWLLYEQKKDKLEELNLNHPLLKVWNRPNPFEGFGSWFEAMVSYLLLSGNTYIERTLTRPSEKLELYVLRPDRMKIVPGDQNKPILRYEYTVNGNTTLLEPELILHIKFFNPLNDFYGMSPLEASARSIDQNNEARKWNVSLLQNSAQPSGILSTDQTLSEDTRRILREQAIELYGGSNNAGNVFVAEAGLKFQPTGLSPLDMSWLEGSKLSAREMAIAYNVAPELIGDNSSKTYSNYGEARKALYQETVLPLMDYLKDAFNNWLVPLWGENLYLDYDKDGIEALQEDQDKLYNRMFGAVDRGIITRNEAREMLGFETLKVPEADRLYIPFSLTPINEEPTEEEPEKEPTEEPIEEETEKSFSQKKTIFSEEKLAELWEYKRKHYWDPWEKKWKKALKPYFDEQEKEVLKNIENRKAAIRKEDIYEIEQWNKKLRKLSKPLLLEIIKGGVEAAINELGIEVAWNIDNPRVNDWIKEELGNKIKGINDTTLEKLKGTLQDGIDLGEGVDDLAKRVRETFEDAKGYRAENIARTETISAFTEGNRQLYQEAGVKQLQFWAAKDERTCEECFSEHGRKYDIQESQGVIPKHVNCRCTWVAVLEE